One Setaria italica strain Yugu1 chromosome I, Setaria_italica_v2.0, whole genome shotgun sequence DNA window includes the following coding sequences:
- the LOC101772334 gene encoding glutamine synthetase cytosolic isozyme 1-1: MACLTDLVNLNLSDTTEKIIAEYIWIGGSGMDLRSKARTLSGPVTDPSKLPKWNYDGSSTGQAPGEDSEVILYPQAIFKDPFRKGNNILVMCDCYTPAGEPIPTNKRHNAAKIFSNPEVSAEEPWYGIEQEYTLLQKDTNWPLGWPVGGFPGPQGPYYCGIGADKSFGRDIVDSHYKACLYAGINISGINGEVMPGQWEFQVGPSVGISAGDQVWVARYILERITEIAGVVVTFDPKPIPGDWNGAGAHTNYSTKSMRNDGGYEVIKAAIEKLKLRHKEHIAAYGEGNERRLTGKHETADINTFSWGVANRGASVRVGRETEQNGKGYFEDRRPASNMDPYVVTSMIAETTIIWKP; this comes from the exons atggcctGCCTCACCGACCTCGTCAACCTCAACCTCTCCGACACCACCGAGAAGATCATCGCCGAGTACATATG GATCGGTGGATCTGGCATGGATCTCAGGAGCAAGGCTAGG ACCCTCTCCGGCCCGGTGACTGATCCCAGCAAGCTGCCCAAGTGGAACTACGACGGCTCCAGCACCGGCCAGGCCCCCGGCGAGGACAGTGAGGTCATCCTGTA CCCGCAGGCTATCTTCAAGGACCCATTCAGGAAGGGCAACAACATCCTT GTCATGTGCGATTGCTACACCCCAGCTGGCGAGCCGATTCCCACCAACAAGAGGCACAACGCCGCCAAGATCTTCAGCAACCCTGAGGTCTCTGCTGAGGAGCCCTG GTATGGTATTGAGCAGGAGTACACCCTCCTTCAGAAGGACACCAACTGGCCCCTTGGGTGGCCTGTTGGTGGCTTCCCTGGCCCTCAG GGTCCTTACTACTGCGGTATCGGCGCAGACAAGTCTTTCGGGCGCGACATAGTTGACTCCCACTACAAGGCTTGCCTGTATGCCGGCATCAACATCAGTGGCATCAACGGAGAGGTCATGCCAGGACAG TGGGAGTTCCAAGTCGGCCCGTCCGTCGGCATTTCTGCTGGTGACCAGGTGTGGGTTGCCCGCTACATTCTTGAG AGGATCACCGAGATCGCCGGTGTGGTGGTGACATTCGACCCCAAGCCCATCCCTGGTGACTGGAACGGTGCCGGTGCCCACACGAACTACAGCACCAAGTCCATGAGGAACGATGGCGGGTACGAGGTGATCAAGGCCGCTATCGAGAAGCTGAAGCTGCGGCACAAGGAGCACATCGCCGCCTACGGTGAGGGCAACGAGCGCCGGCTGACCGGCAAGCACGAGACGGCCGACATCAACACCTTCAGCTGG GGAGTCGCCAACCGTGGCGCGTCAGTGCGCGTGGGCCGGGAGACGGAGCAGAACGGCAAGGGCTACTTCGAGGACCGCCGGCCGGCGTCCAACATGGACCCCTACGTGGTGACCTCCATGATCGCCGAGACCACCATCATCTGGAAGCCCTGA
- the LOC101772741 gene encoding ankyrin repeat-containing protein At2g01680 — protein MDLPPLSHQALFAAVRSADAAAVRALLADAEASGTSLAALAAAQTDAGETALYVAAEAGSEEVVRLLLPLYDLEAATVRSRIDLDAFHVAAKQGHTGVVKEFLGRWPELCSVCDSSKTSPLYSAAVKDHLDVVNAILDTDDSCIRIVRKNGKTSLHTAARIGYHRIVKALIERDPGIVPIRDRKGQTALHMAVKGKNTDVVEELLMADVSILNVRDKKGNTALQIATRKWRPQMVQLLLSYETLEVNAVNSQNETAMDLADKVPYGESKTEIIEWLTEAGAKNARNVGKIDEASELRRTVSDIKHNVQAQLSENAKTNKRVTGIRKELQKLHREAIQNTINSVTMVATLIASIAFVAIFNLPGQYFQDVNDGGDIGEAHIAKLTGFRVFCLLNATALFISLAVVVVQITLVAWETGAQKQVIKIVNKLMWTACLSTGAAFISLAYVVVGPQHAWMAFTISAIGGPIMIGTLLFLAYLLLRPRFKFGDDRQRRIKRASGSKSFSWSLHEGLSDLEAFSDHDKKIYAL, from the exons aTGGATCTCCCGCCGCTCTCCCACCAGGCGCTCTTCGCGGCGGTACGATccgccgacgcggccgccgTCCGCGCGCTCCTGGCCGACGCCGAGGCCTCGGGCACCTCcctggccgcgctcgccgccgcgcagaCGGACGCCGGGGAGACCGCGCTCTACGTCGCCGCGGAGGCCGGGAGCGAGGAGgtcgtccgcctcctcctcccgctctaCGACCTCGAGGCCGCCACCGTCCGCTCCCGCATCGACCTCGACGCCTTCCACGTCGCCGCTAAGCAGGGGCACACCG GGGTTGTGAAAGAGTTCCTGGGGCGGTGGCCGGAGCTTTGTTCAGTCTGCGACTCTTCCAAGACCAGCCCCCTTTACTCCGCCGCGGTCAAGGACCACTTGGATGTGGTAAATGCTATACTGGACACTGATGATAGCTGCATAAGGATTGTGCGGAAAAATGGGAAGACGTCACTGCATACTGCTGCAAGAATCGGATACCATCGCATTGTCAAAGCGCTCATAGAGAGGGATCCAGGTATCGTTCCAATAAGGGATAGGAAGGGGCAAACTGCACTTCACATGGCTGTGAAAGGTAAAAATACAGATGTAGTGGAAGAGTTACTGATGGCTGATGTTTCCATCCTCAATGTGCGTGACAAGAAGGGAAATACAGCTTTGCAAATAGCTACACGAAAATGGAGGCCTCAG ATGGTACAACTTCTGCTTAGCTATGAGACACTTGAAGTCAATGCTGTCAATAGTCAAAATGAAACAGCTATGGATTTGGCTGACAAAGTTCCTTATGGTGAGTCTAAAACGGAAATAATAGAGTGGCTGACAGAGGCTGGTGCAAAGAATGCAAGAAATGTGGGGAAAATTGATGAGGCATCAGAACTAAGGAGAACTGTGAGTGATATCAAGCACAATGTTCAGGCGCAGCTTAGTGAGAACGCTAAGACCAATAAACGAGTGACGGGGATTCGCAAAGAGTTGCAGAAACTACACAGAGAAGCTATTCAGAACACCATCAATTCAGTTACCATGGTAGCAACCCTGATTGCCTCCATTGCGTTTGTTGCCATATTCAATCTGCCAGGTCAATACTTCCAGGATGTGAATGATGGGGGAGACATCGGTGAGGCCCATATAGCCAAACTCACTGGTTTCCGTGTCTTCTGTCTTCTGAATGCCACCGCCCTTTTCATTTCCCTCGCGGTGGTCGTCGTGCAGATCACCTTGGTCGCCTGGGAAACTGGCGCCCAGAAGCAAGTTATCAAGATTGTAAATAAGCTCATGTGGACCGCGTGCCTTAGCACAGGGGCGGCTTTCATCTCACTAGCCTATGTTGTAGTTGGCCCACAACATGCCTGGATGGCCTTCACCATATCAGCCATCGGAGGTCCGATCATGATCGGAACCCTCCTGTTCCTAGCCTATCTGTTGTTGCGTCCACGATTCAAGTTTGGCGATGACAGACAGCGTCGCATCAAGAGGGCTAGTGGCAGCAAGTCCTTCTCCTGGTCACTCCATGAGGGGCTTTCAGATCTGGAAGCCTTCTCTGATCATGACAAGAAAATCTATGCCCTGTAG